A window of the Streptomyces finlayi genome harbors these coding sequences:
- the mqnE gene encoding aminofutalosine synthase MqnE gives MDAGLKRELEDKVRAGERLTREDGIALYESDDLAWLGGLAHEVRTRKNGDVVHFNVNRHLNMTNVCTASCAYCSFQRKPGEKDAYTMRIEEAVRLAKAMENENLTELHIVNGLHPTLPWRYYPRSLSALKEALPNVGLKAFTATEIHHFETISGLTASEILDELIEAGLESLTGGGAEIFDWEVRQHIVDHSTHWEDWSRIHRLAHEKGLKTPATMLYGHIEEPRHRVDHVLRLREMQDETGGFQVFIPLRYQHDFVDMKDGKVRNKLQARTTMATGAEALKTFAVSRLLFDNVPHVKVFWVMHGVQTAQLALQHGADDMDGSVVEYKITHDADNYGTPSKLGREDLLELIRDAGFRPVERNTRYEILREYPGPEANRREEPQPMRL, from the coding sequence GTGGACGCGGGACTCAAGCGCGAGCTGGAGGATAAGGTCCGGGCCGGCGAGCGGCTGACCCGCGAGGACGGGATCGCCCTCTACGAGTCCGACGACCTGGCGTGGCTCGGCGGACTGGCCCATGAGGTGCGTACGCGCAAGAACGGCGACGTCGTTCACTTCAACGTCAACCGTCACCTCAACATGACCAACGTGTGCACCGCGTCGTGTGCGTACTGCTCGTTCCAGCGCAAGCCGGGCGAGAAGGACGCGTACACGATGCGCATCGAGGAGGCCGTCCGCCTCGCCAAGGCGATGGAGAACGAGAACCTCACCGAGCTGCACATCGTCAACGGGCTGCACCCCACCCTCCCGTGGCGCTACTACCCCCGCTCGCTCAGCGCGCTCAAGGAAGCCCTGCCGAACGTGGGGCTGAAGGCGTTCACGGCGACGGAGATCCACCACTTCGAGACGATCTCCGGGCTGACCGCCTCCGAGATCCTGGACGAGCTGATCGAAGCCGGTCTGGAATCGCTGACCGGCGGCGGCGCGGAGATCTTCGACTGGGAGGTCCGCCAGCACATCGTCGACCACAGCACCCACTGGGAAGACTGGTCGCGCATCCACCGGCTCGCGCACGAGAAGGGGCTCAAGACCCCGGCGACGATGCTGTACGGGCACATCGAGGAGCCCCGTCACCGCGTCGACCACGTGCTGCGGCTGCGGGAGATGCAGGACGAGACCGGCGGTTTCCAGGTCTTCATCCCGCTGCGCTACCAGCACGACTTCGTGGACATGAAGGACGGCAAGGTCCGCAACAAGCTCCAGGCGCGGACGACCATGGCGACGGGCGCGGAGGCGCTGAAGACCTTCGCGGTCTCGCGGCTCCTGTTCGACAACGTGCCGCACGTCAAGGTCTTCTGGGTGATGCACGGCGTGCAGACCGCTCAGCTCGCCCTCCAGCACGGCGCCGACGACATGGACGGCTCGGTCGTCGAGTACAAGATCACGCACGACGCGGACAACTACGGCACGCCGAGCAAGCTGGGCCGTGAGGACCTGCTGGAGCTGATCCGTGACGCGGGCTTCCGGCCCGTGGAGCGGAACACCCGGTACGAGATCCTGCGCGAGTACCCGGGACCCGAGGCGAACCGGCGCGAAGAGCCGCAGCCGATGCGCCTCTGA
- a CDS encoding sensor histidine kinase has product MAHTTNATLDRLQRAYHQQERFIADASHELRSPLASLRTGLEVALTHDDTVDWPFAARRALHDVQRLQLLTADLLHLAANPEQAMQARDTVDLADVAREQAAERTLDPDSPRVRAEVDGPAPVTGATSQLERLLRNLVDNAVRHARSNVTITVRTSGRPGVVVLKVLDDGPGIPVSERERVFGRFIRLDDARARDAGGAGLGLTLARDIAVRHGGTLHIADSATGALLVAHLPSAHRPPPLG; this is encoded by the coding sequence TTGGCGCACACCACCAATGCCACCCTGGACCGTCTGCAACGTGCCTACCACCAGCAAGAACGCTTCATCGCCGATGCCAGCCACGAACTACGCAGCCCGCTGGCCAGCCTGCGTACCGGTCTGGAGGTCGCTCTCACCCACGACGACACGGTTGACTGGCCCTTTGCCGCCAGACGCGCCCTGCACGATGTCCAGCGACTCCAACTGCTGACCGCGGATCTGCTGCACCTCGCCGCGAACCCGGAACAGGCTATGCAGGCGCGCGACACCGTCGACCTCGCCGACGTGGCACGCGAACAGGCCGCCGAGCGCACCCTCGACCCCGACAGCCCCCGGGTACGGGCCGAAGTGGACGGACCGGCCCCGGTGACCGGTGCCACCTCGCAACTGGAGCGCCTACTCCGAAACCTTGTGGACAACGCGGTACGACACGCCCGTTCCAACGTCACGATCACCGTCCGCACCTCAGGTCGGCCCGGCGTGGTCGTCCTCAAGGTCCTGGACGACGGTCCCGGAATCCCGGTCTCCGAGCGAGAGCGCGTCTTCGGCCGCTTCATACGCCTTGACGACGCCCGAGCCCGCGACGCGGGCGGCGCGGGGCTCGGCCTCACTCTGGCCCGCGACATTGCCGTGCGTCACGGAGGCACACTTCACATCGCGGACAGTGCGACAGGTGCGCTCTTGGTCGCACACCTGCCATCCGCACACCGCCCTCCACCGCTCGGCTGA
- a CDS encoding FtsX-like permease family protein has product MLRVILAGLRARPLRLLMSAVAICLGVAFVAASLILSDSADARLRTAIAFETRGVDASISAIGGSSALDDALLARVRQVPGVAAAEGRSTVSTPLRGGDGRPTDTVALALPTDAQLRPFDLASGRFPRTAGEIAMEHSRAHAPGRTVTLLEQDGEPRSFTLVGTFRRPTDSGIGSASLVLLPQDVRRFAPGQPYGEIVVRATSDTEQQQIADTLTRAVGKNGVTVVTGQEAAARLLSSTAPSGAQTATFLTAFAVLAMVVAAMVITNSFSILITQRAREAALLRCIGARRRQVFAGVLGEAAVVGAVASAAGLVVGLGMAAALQTLPTGEESAVHVPLTTRTIVMALVLGVLTTLAAAVLPARAATRTPPVEALRSPQQRMATTAMRYRSAATVLLLAVAVTSAAYAMRAAPQDGAALSVMAMVALLGATLVAGPLLVGPFVRVLGEACTPLLGQPARMAALNAAQHPRRTAASAAALTVGLAVVSLATTVTAGVEAGRTHGLEDQVAADFTVTSVVSHRPLPAALPATLTALPGVASVAQRQSFSGDLGKYGLHGMAAVRGDAVGTLLRPVVLSGRLDQLRPGELAVSDQLAKETGLGTGDTVRAGSPHHPVTLRVVAVYDAVAAPGADLGLALVDLTQLSALAAEGSTIHDPSLLIGLTAHADPQEIRPRLEKALATAPLARLDSSADVKEQMTAPLRSTLDLLWALTALSVLIAFAGIANTLSLSVLERTRESALLRTLGLTRNGLRATLVTESILIALLGSVCGLLVGIGAAWLLAEVASTDAEPVLFTLPWGRLGTLLAAALLAAPLAALAPARRSARTSLTEGMGEA; this is encoded by the coding sequence ATGCTGCGCGTCATTCTCGCCGGCTTGCGGGCCCGGCCGCTGCGGTTGCTCATGTCGGCGGTCGCCATATGTCTGGGAGTGGCCTTCGTCGCCGCCTCGCTCATCCTGTCCGACTCCGCCGACGCCCGGCTGCGTACCGCCATAGCGTTCGAGACCCGCGGGGTCGACGCCTCGATCAGCGCGATCGGCGGCTCGAGCGCCCTCGACGACGCGCTGTTGGCCCGCGTGCGCCAGGTGCCCGGTGTCGCTGCGGCCGAGGGCCGCAGCACGGTGAGCACGCCCCTGAGAGGAGGCGATGGCCGCCCGACGGACACGGTGGCCCTCGCTTTGCCCACCGACGCACAACTGCGGCCTTTCGACCTCGCCTCGGGGCGCTTTCCCCGAACGGCGGGGGAGATCGCGATGGAGCACTCACGCGCGCACGCGCCGGGTCGCACCGTGACCCTCCTCGAGCAGGACGGTGAACCGAGGTCTTTCACTCTGGTGGGCACGTTTCGCCGGCCCACCGATTCCGGCATCGGCTCAGCTTCGCTGGTACTGCTGCCGCAAGACGTCCGTCGGTTCGCTCCCGGACAACCCTACGGAGAGATCGTCGTACGAGCCACATCGGACACCGAGCAGCAACAGATCGCCGACACACTGACGCGGGCCGTGGGAAAGAACGGCGTCACGGTGGTCACCGGGCAGGAGGCCGCCGCACGGCTGCTGTCCTCCACGGCACCCAGCGGAGCCCAGACCGCGACGTTCCTCACGGCGTTCGCGGTACTCGCGATGGTGGTGGCGGCCATGGTGATCACCAACTCGTTCAGCATCCTCATCACCCAGAGGGCCCGCGAGGCGGCACTGCTGCGCTGCATCGGAGCCCGGAGGCGGCAGGTGTTCGCCGGAGTGCTCGGGGAGGCCGCGGTGGTGGGGGCAGTGGCCTCGGCGGCAGGACTGGTCGTCGGGCTCGGTATGGCCGCCGCCCTCCAGACGCTGCCCACCGGCGAGGAGTCGGCCGTGCACGTCCCGCTCACCACCCGAACCATCGTGATGGCACTGGTCCTCGGTGTCCTGACGACCCTCGCAGCAGCCGTGCTGCCGGCCCGGGCGGCGACCCGGACACCTCCCGTCGAGGCACTTCGATCACCACAGCAGCGCATGGCCACCACTGCCATGCGGTACCGCAGCGCGGCCACCGTCCTCCTGCTGGCGGTCGCGGTGACGTCCGCTGCGTACGCAATGCGGGCCGCCCCCCAGGACGGTGCCGCCCTGTCCGTCATGGCGATGGTGGCTCTGCTCGGGGCGACGCTCGTCGCGGGCCCGCTGCTGGTCGGCCCCTTCGTACGCGTACTGGGCGAGGCGTGTACCCCGCTGCTGGGGCAGCCCGCGAGGATGGCCGCGCTCAACGCCGCACAGCACCCCAGGCGCACTGCCGCCAGCGCCGCCGCGCTCACCGTCGGCCTCGCCGTTGTCTCCCTGGCCACTACGGTGACAGCAGGCGTGGAAGCAGGCCGCACCCACGGTCTGGAGGACCAGGTGGCCGCCGACTTCACCGTCACCTCGGTGGTCTCCCACCGCCCACTGCCCGCCGCCCTGCCTGCGACCCTCACCGCACTGCCGGGCGTCGCGTCCGTCGCTCAGCGCCAGTCGTTCTCCGGCGATCTCGGCAAGTACGGACTGCACGGCATGGCAGCAGTACGCGGCGACGCGGTCGGTACCCTCCTGCGCCCGGTTGTCCTCTCCGGCCGCCTCGATCAACTCCGCCCCGGTGAACTCGCCGTGAGCGATCAACTCGCCAAGGAGACCGGGCTCGGGACCGGTGACACCGTACGGGCCGGTTCTCCTCACCACCCGGTCACACTGCGGGTGGTGGCCGTCTATGACGCAGTCGCCGCCCCCGGCGCAGACCTCGGCCTCGCCCTGGTCGATCTGACCCAGCTGTCCGCTCTGGCAGCCGAAGGCAGCACCATCCACGACCCCAGCCTCCTGATCGGACTCACCGCCCACGCCGACCCGCAAGAGATCCGGCCGCGCCTCGAAAAGGCGCTCGCCACGGCCCCGCTCGCCCGGCTCGACAGTTCCGCCGATGTCAAGGAGCAGATGACGGCACCCCTACGCAGCACGCTGGACCTGCTGTGGGCACTGACGGCATTGTCCGTGCTCATCGCGTTCGCAGGCATCGCCAACACGCTTTCACTGTCCGTCCTGGAACGCACCCGGGAGTCCGCACTGTTGCGCACGCTGGGCCTGACCCGCAATGGGCTGCGTGCCACCCTCGTCACCGAGTCGATCCTCATCGCTCTTCTCGGCTCGGTGTGCGGACTGCTCGTCGGCATCGGCGCGGCATGGCTTCTTGCCGAGGTCGCGTCCACCGATGCCGAACCGGTGCTCTTCACCTTGCCGTGGGGACGCCTGGGCACGCTGCTGGCAGCCGCGCTGCTCGCTGCACCACTGGCGGCACTCGCCCCGGCTCGCCGCTCAGCACGTACGTCATTGACAGAGGGGATGGGGGAAGCCTGA
- a CDS encoding ABC transporter ATP-binding protein, translating to MVCAKTLLHCLAGLDTLDSGQVRIGATDLGGLSDAALTRLRRERIGFIFQSFNLLPTMTAEDNILLGLHLAGLRPDRAWFDEIVAVLGLGSRLRHRPGELSGGQQQRVACARALVGKPEVVFADEPTGSLDSRAGAEVLDFLRASVRDYGQTVVMVTHDPVAASYADEGVLLADGRAAAHLKQSACDGGFATLVAREATA from the coding sequence GTGGTGTGCGCCAAAACGCTCCTGCACTGTCTCGCCGGACTGGACACACTCGACTCCGGACAGGTGCGGATCGGGGCGACCGATCTGGGCGGACTGTCGGACGCTGCGTTGACCCGGCTGCGTCGCGAGCGGATCGGCTTCATCTTCCAGTCGTTCAACCTGTTGCCGACCATGACGGCGGAGGACAACATCCTGCTCGGCCTGCACCTGGCCGGTCTCCGTCCAGACCGGGCCTGGTTCGACGAGATCGTTGCTGTTCTGGGACTGGGTAGCCGGCTGCGGCACCGGCCGGGCGAACTCTCAGGAGGTCAGCAACAGCGTGTGGCCTGTGCCAGAGCGCTCGTGGGGAAACCGGAAGTGGTGTTCGCCGACGAACCCACCGGCAGTCTGGACTCCCGGGCAGGTGCGGAGGTGCTCGACTTCCTGCGTGCCTCGGTTCGTGACTACGGGCAGACAGTAGTGATGGTGACGCACGATCCTGTCGCCGCGTCCTACGCGGATGAGGGTGTCCTGCTCGCCGACGGCCGGGCGGCCGCCCACCTCAAGCAGTCCGCCTGCGACGGTGGGTTCGCCACGCTCGTCGCACGGGAGGCGACAGCCTGA